The window CTGCTGAGGCCACCCTCGCCTCCGCCCGCCTCGACCTGGAGTACACGGAAGTGCGCGCGCCCATCAGTGGACGCGTTAGCCGCGCCTATGTGACCGCGGGGAACCTGGTCTCCGGCGCTCCCAGCGGTGGCACGGTGCTGACGACGATTGTTTCCGATGGCGACATGTATGTGTACGCGGACGTGGATGAATCCACCCTGCTCCAGTACAGCCGCCTGGATCGCGAAGGCCGCCTGCGCAAGGAGAACGGCCGCATCCCGGTGGAGATGCAGCTCAGCGATGAGACGGGCTTCCTGCATCGCGGTTATGTGGAATCCTCCGACAACCGCGTGGACCCCGGCACGAGCAGCCTGGTGCTGCGCATGGTCTTCCCCAATCCGGAAGGCAAGCTCGTCGCTGGCCTGCCCGCCCGCGTGCGTCTCCCCGTGAGCGCGCCGCAGGCCACGCTGCTCATCACCGAGCGCGCCATCGGCACGAACCAGAGCCAGAAGTACGTCTTCACCGTGGACAACACGGAGAAGGTGAACCAGCGCCCCGTGAAACTCGGCCCCGTGATCAATGGCCAGCGCGTCATCCGCGACGGCCTGCAACCCGGCGACCGCGTGATCGTGAATGGCCTGCAGAGGGTGACCGCGGGGATGGTGGTGAATGCGGAGTCGTCCGTGGCGATGAAGTGAGGAAGAGCCAGTAAACAGTAGGTCAGTGTTCAGTATTCAGAACTGAGATGATCACTGGCCACAGGAAGAAGGCCAAGGCCCACACTGAGTCACTGTCTTACTGACCTACTGAATACTGATTACTAAGGCCCGCCACCCCAGGGCCCCTACAAACCATCACACCCCATCCCACCATCCGGCGATGCTCCCCCGCCGGACCCAGCCGCCGCTTTGCCCTTTTCCCAAGCACCTTCCCCTTCCTTCCTCCTTATGACCACCCACGACCACCCTCCGCTGCTGCCGCACCTGTTGCACGAGCTGCCCGCCTTCCTGTGGGAGGGCCAGGCCAGCCCACGTGTCTACCTGCGTGACATGACCGGACGCCGCGGATGGTGCACGAAGGAGGAAGCCGCCCTGCAGGACAGCGACACGGCGGATTGGTACTTCGACTCCCACTACGCCGCCCTCGCCGCCTAGCGACGCGAGCCACTCCCATCTCGCGCCACGCTTCCTCCGCGTTCTCCAAATCAAAAATCATCAATCAAAAATCACAAATCTTGTCCGCCATGAACTTCTCGGACTTCTTCATCAAGCGCCCCATCTTCGCGGGCGTGTTGTCCATCGTCATCTTCCTGGTGGGCGCCATCTCCATGCTGCGCCTGCCGGTCAGTGAGTATCCCGAAGTGATCCCGCCCACGGTGGTGGTCACCGCAAAATATCCCGGCGCCAATCCCAAGACCATCGCGGAGACCGTCTCCACTCCATTGGAGCAATCCATCAATGGCGTGGAGAACTCGCTCTACATGTTCTCCCAGGCCACGAGTGATGGCACCATGACGCTGACCATCACCTTTGCCCTGGGCACGGACCCGGACAAGGCGCAGGTGCAGGTGCAGAACCGTGTGGCCCAGGCGCTGCCGAAGCTGCCGGAGGAAGTCACACGCAACGGCGTGGTCACCGCGAAGAGCTCGCCGAACCTCACCATGGTGGTGCATCTCTTCTCCCCCGACGGCCGCTATGATGATGTGTATGTGAGCAACTACGCCACGCTGCAGGTGAAGGACGTACTCACCCGCCTGCCCGGTGTGGGCCTCGTGCAATCCTGGGGCGCGGGTGAGTATGCCATGCGTGTGTGGCTGGACCCGAACAAGCTCGCCTCACGCAATCTCACCACGGGCGATGTGATTGCGGCCATCCGCGAGCAGAACGTACAGGTGGCCTCCGGCGCCGTGGGCAAGCAGCCGAATGCGAACGGCGCGGACACGGAACTGCTCATCAACACCAAGGGCCGCCTCGTGAATGAAGACGAGTTCGGCGAGATCATTGTGAAGATTGGCGCGCGCGGTGAGCGCACCCTGCTGCGCGACATCGCCCGCATCCAGCTCGGGGCGAATGAATATGCGCTGCGCTCCCTCCTGGCGAACAAGACCGCCGTGGGCATCGGTGTCTTCCAGCTTCCCGGGTCGAATGCCATCGAGCTCTCCAACAACGTGCGCAAGACGATGACGGAGCTGAAGAAGGAATTCCCCGAGGGACTCGACTACGCCATCGCCTATGACCCCACGGTGTTTGTGCGCAGCTCCATCGAGGCGGTGGTGCACACGCTGCTGGAGGCCATCCTGCTCGTGGTGCTGGTGGTGATTCTCTTCCTGCAGACGTGGCGTGCCTCCATCATCCCGCTCGCGGCGGTACCTGTGTCCCTCGTGGGTACCTTCGCAGTGATGAGCGCGCTCGGCTTCTCCATCAATGCGCTCTCCCTCTTCGGCCTGGTACTGGCCATCGGCATCGTGGTGGATGACGCCATCGTGGTGGTGGAGAATGTGGAGCGCAACATCAGCCTGGGTCACTCGCCCTTTGAAGCGACGAAGATCGCCATGCGCGAGGTGACGGGTCCCATCGTGGCCACGGCGCTGGTGCTCTCCGCGGTGTTCATTCCCACGGCCTTCATCAGCGGCCTCACCGGACAGTTCTACAAGCAGTTCGCACTGACCATTGCCATCTCCACGGTGATCTCCGCGTTCAACTCACTCACGCTCTCGCCCGCCCTGAGCGCGCTCCTGCTGCGCGACCACCATGCGCCGAAGGATGCGCTCACGCGTTTCATGGACAAGGCGCTTGGCTGGTTCTTCCGTCCCTTCAACCGCTTCTTCGAATGGGCGTCGAACAAATATTCCAACGGGGTCGCGCGTCTCATCCGTGTGAGCGTGGCGGCATTGATTGTGTACGGCGGGTTGCTCTTCTTCACCGGTCATGTGTTCAAGCAGGTGCCCGCGGGCTTCGTGCCTTCGCAGGACAAGCAGTACCTCGTGGCCTTTGCCCAGCTTCCCGATGCCGCCTCGCTGGAGCGCACGGATGAAGTGATGCGCCGCATGGGTGAGATCGTGGCGCAGCATCCCGGCGTGGAAACCTCGCTGGCCTTCCCCGGCCTTTCCATCAATGGCTTCACGAACAGTCCGAACAGCGGGATCATCTTCCCCATGCTGAAGGACTTCAAGGAACGCAAGGGCAAGCCTGGCATGTCCGGTGAGGAGATCGCGAAGGACTTGCAGGCAAAGTTCAACGAGATCCAGGATGCCTTCGTCGCCGTGTTCCCACCGCCGCCGGTGAACGGTCTCGGCACCACGGGTGGTTACAAGCTCTATGTGGAGGACCGCGCCGGTCTCGGTTATGACGAGCTCTACAAGGCCACGCAGGATCTCATCACGAAGGCGAACCAGACGCCCGGTCTCGCGGGCATGTTCTCCAGCTTCACCATCAACACGCCGCAACTCGATGTGGAAGTGGACCGCGCCAAGGCGAAGCAGCAGGGTGTGCCGCTCGCGAATATCTTCGAGGCCATGCAGGTGAACCTGGGCTCGCTGTATGTGAATGACTTCAACCGCTTCGGCCGCACCTACCAGGTGATTGCGCAGGCGGATGCCGAGTTCCGCGCCAACGCCGAGGACATCATGCGCCTGAAGACACGCAACGCCGCCGGTGAGATGGTGCCGCTTGGCTCCCTCGTGAAAGTGGAGGAGACCTATGGTCCCGACCGCGCCATGCGCTACAACGGCTATGCGGCTGCGGACATCAGCGGTGCTGCTGCTCCCGGCTACAGCTCCGGTCAGGCCGAGGCCATCCTGGAGAAGCTCGCTGCCGAGACCCTACCGAAGGGCATGGTGCTCGACTGGACGGACCTCACCTACCAGCGCATCATCGCGGGGAATACCGGGATGTATATCTTCCCGTTGAGCATCCTGCTCGTGTTCCTCGTGCTCGCCGCGCAGTATGAGAGTTTCCGCCTGCCCTTCGCCGTGCTGCTGATTGTGCCCATGGCCCTGCTCTCCGCCATGCTCGGCGTGTGGCTCACCGCGGGCGATAACAACATCTTCACGCAAATCGGTTTGATTGTGCTCATCGGCCTCGCCGCGAAGAACGCCATTCTGATTGTGGAGTTCGCCGTGAAACTTCGTGAAGAAGGCAAGGGCATCGTGGAAGCTGCGCTTGAAGCTTCGCGCTTGAGGTTACGTCCCATCTTGATGACCAGTATCGCGTTCATCGCCGGTGTGTTCCCGCTGGTAGTGTCCACCGGCGCCGGTGCCGAAATGCGCCAGGCGATGGGCGTGGCGGTGTTTGCCGGGATGATTGGCGTGACGATCTTCGGCTTGTTCCTGACACCTATCTTTTATGTGGTGCTGGAGAAGCTGGGGGTGAAGAAGGCGAAGAGTGAAGCAAAAGACAAAACGCTCACCGAAACTCATCCAGAATCCGTCGTGACCGCCTAAGTGATTGATGTGGGTCTGTGAGGCGCGGCCTCAACCAAAGTAGCTTCGACTTCAGTCGAACGAGCACTCACCACTCGCTGCACCACACAACAGCTTCCCAGTAGTCCCACTCACAAGTGCATTTCACCCCTGCCTCGTTAAAGCGAGTCAGGGGTGATTTCATTCGACTGAAGTCGAAGCTACTTTGAGAGCCGCGCCTCAATCCTATCCAGCACCCGATTGTTATCCGCATCAAATGGCATCGCATCTTCGAGGTTCTTCACGCGATCGCCATCCTCATCTCCATCCGGCTTCAACCACGTGCCCTTCTCAGGCAGCCACTCGCCGCGCTGTAACAGCACCCGCCACAGAAACTGCGCCGCCTCACCACGCAACAGAGGCTGATTGGTGCGGCCACCTTCCAGCAAGCCCTTCGCCACCGGTAATCCCAGCCGCGTGAGCCACGCGTGCAGCGTGTTCCAATTCGCCACGCCGTCCGGATTGAACTGCGGCGCAGTGGGCTGGAAATCTCCCCACGCGATCATCGCCTCGATGGCCCTGCGGTCTGCATCATCCGCGAATACATCCTGATACAGCGGCTTGGCGTTCTCATTCACCCGCGGCCACTCCTTGGCCTCGGGCAACGCACGGCACACACGCACGATCAGCCTCGCCAGCTCACGACGCGTCACGGGTTTCTCCGGTTCAAAGAACAGATTCGTCCCCTCCGGCTGCCAGATACCGCGCACGGCGAGCATGTTCGCCGCTTCGAAATACGCTGCATCCGGCGCGAGGTCATGCCACGGCCAGAGCAACAAGCCCGGTCCATCGCAGCCACGCACGAGCTTGAGTTGCAGTTCACGCACCTTGGACATGTCGCCGGCAATCTCACGCGGCTCCACGCCATCGCGCAGGCACATCCATGCGAGCGTCGCGCCTGCTTGACCCGCATGCATCATCTGTCCATGCAATCGCAAGGCCGACTGCACCACGCTGCTCACGCCGATGTTCTTCCCTGCACCGATGAGCCCCTTCATCTCCACCGGCACGAGTCCACGCAATGGGAACACCGCGCGATCCGTGTCCGTGTGCCAGCCGCGTGAAGGCGTGTGCACATTCTGCCAGGGACCGTTGCGATCCTCCGTGAGGAACCTTCGCCGCGTGGGATGGAAGTCGATGTTGAACTGAAAACCGAACACGGAGTCCGTCGGCATCGCCTTCGCCCACGCGGGCTGCCTTCCCTCTGCGCGGATGTCCTGCTCACGCACCATGTAGAGCGCTTCCAGACGCAGGCCCTCGCGCACATAGGGCTTCGGCGGCAGGCGGTCTGCCGTGCCGAACTCTTCTGTAAGCGCCATGTAGCGGAAGGACTGTGGGAAGTCTCCCACGCGATCATGCACTACTGTCTGCAAGTGATACAGCATGCCCAGCGCGTGCTCCTTGATATCCGCGAACACGATGGCGCGCTGGCGTGGCGTGAGGTTCACGAAGTTCTTCTTCGAGGCCCCCGGCTCATCCTTCTCCAGCGCGTCCACCAGCCGCTGCGGCAGCTGGCAGAGTGGATAGTCCTGCGTGGGATAGTTCAGAAAGGTCGCCTCTGTGCCCGGAGCAAAGCCATTGTGCCAGCGGTCCACGAGGCGGCGATGCGTGTACGGACTGTTCCCACTGGAGGAGTACATGCCCGTGCTCATGTCACTCTCCACCCACGGCGGAATGCGGTCCAGCGCGGCGAAGGAACGCGGGTCATAACTCGCCGGCTTCGGGATGGTCGCATCCTTGCCGCCCGTCTCACGCAGCACAAGGCACCACGAGATGGGATTCATCTCCTGGGCGCCCACGGCATCATCGAACGACTCCGGCGCACTCGGCTCGCCGAAGCGCGAACGCAAGTCCGGCCCCGCGCCATACTTCGCGCCACTGAGACGAATCACATCGCCCCAGTCGCTGGCATCCATGGTCATCTTTGCCTGCACGGTCAGCCGCTCTGCACCGCTCGTGGTGCGCTCGAACTCGACACTCATCACGCGCCCCTTCTCCACCATCACGTTCAGCGGCTGCCATCCGCGCTCGATGCGCAAGGCACCGCTCTTCACGTGCGGTTCCACCAGCTCCTCAAAAATCTTCGCCGCTGCCGCTGGCTCGATGGTTTCCGTGCCGCAGAACGCATTGCCTGGGCTGGCGAGGCCGTACTTGGCCGAGTTGTGCGCCCGGATGCGCTGCACCACTTCGGAGAAGAGGCCACTGCGGGGGAAGTTCGCATGGCGGCCCTTCACGAGTGTCCACTCGTCCAGGCAGCCCACCCCCTCCGCGCTGAACTCGCCACCGAGCCAGTCGATGTCATTCACCAGCACGATGCGCTTCACGCCGAGTCGCGCTGCCTGCACGGCTGCGGCACACGCGGATTCATTCCCGCCGACGATGAGGAGGTCGGCTTCGATGTTCAGAGTGGCAGCGCTCGTTTGTGCGGGAAGCATCGACCAGCACACAAAGACGGTTAGCAATAGAACAAGGGATCTCATGATGTTGAAGGGGGCGCTAGAGTACGCGTCGGTGTGAAGTGCTTTTGCGCTCATGGTGGTCCGCCCACTCCGTTGTGCGTTCAGAGCGTGACACCGCTCCGGGCGTCACCCCATTGGGAAGGCAATAGACCATGGAGGTATTTCACCCACCGCACACGGAGTGGGCGGACCACCATGCTTCCGCTCCCTTGACACCCACTCATCCCGTGAGATTTCTCCACTGCTGGTTCTGCATGCCAGTCCGCTCCATGTCTGCGAAGTCTCCTCCATTCCGGTTTGCGATCGCACTTCTGCTTCCGCTGTTATTGGGCGTCTCATCCTGCCGCACCACTGCTGTGCTCGACCCTGGCGGTTCACGCTCTATAGGGACCAGCGGGGCTCCCGGCTCCCTAGCCCTTGCGCAATCGGCTTACACGCAGCTCGCCGCAAACCCGACAAATACCAGCGCCTCCAAGACCTACCACCACGCCCTCGCCGATCTCGTGAAGTGGTACGATGCGCTTCCAGTCGATCAACGCACCGCCGCATGCCGCGCCGCAGGCATCACAGTGGAACAAGACACTACTGACGAATCCGGCCTGCATCGCTACCTGCTCCCCTCAGATGTGCCCCGTGACCTGCTAACACATTGTCAGGGGCGCACCGGCATCGGTGTTCCCGTGGTCGCATGGCGTC is drawn from Roseimicrobium gellanilyticum and contains these coding sequences:
- a CDS encoding efflux RND transporter periplasmic adaptor subunit, with protein sequence MSTQDLPENPVSPEIESQKTGLAAGANIESGESAKPLTAQRSVRTTIAAGLAVAVIGGLTYLTAGETGAKEGSSSSAKEATTPATPPAPRVTVSTVEERTVTETRELLGRVDARETVEIRPRVSGHIQEVKLQAGQVVKQGEVLFTIDPRWYQATHDQAKAAVDAAKVRVRIAERDARRADDLLKSRAISVEEADTRTSKLEETRAELAAAEATLASARLDLEYTEVRAPISGRVSRAYVTAGNLVSGAPSGGTVLTTIVSDGDMYVYADVDESTLLQYSRLDREGRLRKENGRIPVEMQLSDETGFLHRGYVESSDNRVDPGTSSLVLRMVFPNPEGKLVAGLPARVRLPVSAPQATLLITERAIGTNQSQKYVFTVDNTEKVNQRPVKLGPVINGQRVIRDGLQPGDRVIVNGLQRVTAGMVVNAESSVAMK
- a CDS encoding efflux RND transporter permease subunit; translation: MNFSDFFIKRPIFAGVLSIVIFLVGAISMLRLPVSEYPEVIPPTVVVTAKYPGANPKTIAETVSTPLEQSINGVENSLYMFSQATSDGTMTLTITFALGTDPDKAQVQVQNRVAQALPKLPEEVTRNGVVTAKSSPNLTMVVHLFSPDGRYDDVYVSNYATLQVKDVLTRLPGVGLVQSWGAGEYAMRVWLDPNKLASRNLTTGDVIAAIREQNVQVASGAVGKQPNANGADTELLINTKGRLVNEDEFGEIIVKIGARGERTLLRDIARIQLGANEYALRSLLANKTAVGIGVFQLPGSNAIELSNNVRKTMTELKKEFPEGLDYAIAYDPTVFVRSSIEAVVHTLLEAILLVVLVVILFLQTWRASIIPLAAVPVSLVGTFAVMSALGFSINALSLFGLVLAIGIVVDDAIVVVENVERNISLGHSPFEATKIAMREVTGPIVATALVLSAVFIPTAFISGLTGQFYKQFALTIAISTVISAFNSLTLSPALSALLLRDHHAPKDALTRFMDKALGWFFRPFNRFFEWASNKYSNGVARLIRVSVAALIVYGGLLFFTGHVFKQVPAGFVPSQDKQYLVAFAQLPDAASLERTDEVMRRMGEIVAQHPGVETSLAFPGLSINGFTNSPNSGIIFPMLKDFKERKGKPGMSGEEIAKDLQAKFNEIQDAFVAVFPPPPVNGLGTTGGYKLYVEDRAGLGYDELYKATQDLITKANQTPGLAGMFSSFTINTPQLDVEVDRAKAKQQGVPLANIFEAMQVNLGSLYVNDFNRFGRTYQVIAQADAEFRANAEDIMRLKTRNAAGEMVPLGSLVKVEETYGPDRAMRYNGYAAADISGAAAPGYSSGQAEAILEKLAAETLPKGMVLDWTDLTYQRIIAGNTGMYIFPLSILLVFLVLAAQYESFRLPFAVLLIVPMALLSAMLGVWLTAGDNNIFTQIGLIVLIGLAAKNAILIVEFAVKLREEGKGIVEAALEASRLRLRPILMTSIAFIAGVFPLVVSTGAGAEMRQAMGVAVFAGMIGVTIFGLFLTPIFYVVLEKLGVKKAKSEAKDKTLTETHPESVVTA
- a CDS encoding FAD-dependent oxidoreductase — protein: MRSLVLLLTVFVCWSMLPAQTSAATLNIEADLLIVGGNESACAAAVQAARLGVKRIVLVNDIDWLGGEFSAEGVGCLDEWTLVKGRHANFPRSGLFSEVVQRIRAHNSAKYGLASPGNAFCGTETIEPAAAAKIFEELVEPHVKSGALRIERGWQPLNVMVEKGRVMSVEFERTTSGAERLTVQAKMTMDASDWGDVIRLSGAKYGAGPDLRSRFGEPSAPESFDDAVGAQEMNPISWCLVLRETGGKDATIPKPASYDPRSFAALDRIPPWVESDMSTGMYSSSGNSPYTHRRLVDRWHNGFAPGTEATFLNYPTQDYPLCQLPQRLVDALEKDEPGASKKNFVNLTPRQRAIVFADIKEHALGMLYHLQTVVHDRVGDFPQSFRYMALTEEFGTADRLPPKPYVREGLRLEALYMVREQDIRAEGRQPAWAKAMPTDSVFGFQFNIDFHPTRRRFLTEDRNGPWQNVHTPSRGWHTDTDRAVFPLRGLVPVEMKGLIGAGKNIGVSSVVQSALRLHGQMMHAGQAGATLAWMCLRDGVEPREIAGDMSKVRELQLKLVRGCDGPGLLLWPWHDLAPDAAYFEAANMLAVRGIWQPEGTNLFFEPEKPVTRRELARLIVRVCRALPEAKEWPRVNENAKPLYQDVFADDADRRAIEAMIAWGDFQPTAPQFNPDGVANWNTLHAWLTRLGLPVAKGLLEGGRTNQPLLRGEAAQFLWRVLLQRGEWLPEKGTWLKPDGDEDGDRVKNLEDAMPFDADNNRVLDRIEARLSK